A genomic stretch from Haemophilus parainfluenzae ATCC 33392 includes:
- the ispH gene encoding 4-hydroxy-3-methylbut-2-enyl diphosphate reductase: MKIILANPRGFCAGVDRAISIVELALEIHGAPIYVRHEVVHNRFVVNGLRERGAIFVEELSEVPDGAIVIFSAHGVSQAVRQEAKDRQLKVFDATCPLVTKVHMQVARASRKGTKAILIGHKGHPEVEGTMGQYNNAEGGIFLIESVEDIARLPVQEDDDLTFMTQTTLSLDDTAETISALKSKYPAIQGPHKNDICYATTNRQEAVRELAKQCDLVVVVGSKNSSNSNRLAELASRMGVKSKLIDDPNDVAADWFEGVGTIGVTAGASAPEELVQSVIARLKAFGADSIEELQGLEENMFFEVPKELRIKEVN; the protein is encoded by the coding sequence ATGAAGATAATTTTAGCTAATCCTCGCGGATTTTGCGCGGGTGTCGATCGAGCCATTAGCATTGTTGAATTAGCGCTTGAAATTCATGGTGCACCGATCTATGTACGTCATGAAGTGGTGCATAATCGTTTTGTGGTGAATGGTTTACGTGAGCGTGGGGCGATTTTCGTCGAAGAATTAAGTGAAGTACCAGATGGCGCTATTGTGATTTTCTCTGCTCATGGTGTGTCACAAGCCGTTCGTCAAGAAGCGAAAGATCGTCAGTTAAAAGTGTTTGATGCAACTTGTCCGTTGGTAACCAAAGTGCATATGCAAGTGGCACGTGCAAGCCGTAAAGGGACAAAAGCGATTTTGATCGGGCACAAAGGGCATCCAGAAGTGGAAGGCACAATGGGGCAGTATAATAATGCCGAAGGTGGCATTTTCTTAATTGAAAGCGTGGAAGATATTGCTCGTTTGCCAGTTCAAGAAGATGATGATTTAACCTTTATGACACAAACCACGCTCTCTCTTGATGATACAGCAGAGACTATCAGTGCATTGAAAAGCAAATACCCTGCAATTCAAGGACCTCATAAAAACGATATTTGCTATGCGACAACCAATCGCCAAGAAGCCGTTCGTGAATTAGCGAAACAGTGTGATTTAGTGGTGGTTGTTGGCTCTAAAAACTCATCAAATTCTAACCGCTTAGCTGAGTTAGCATCACGTATGGGCGTGAAATCAAAATTGATTGATGATCCAAATGATGTAGCGGCAGATTGGTTTGAAGGCGTTGGAACAATTGGCGTAACCGCAGGTGCTTCAGCACCGGAAGAGTTGGTGCAATCCGTGATTGCTCGTTTGAAAGCGTTTGGTGCGGATAGTATTGAAGAGCTTCAAGGCTTAGAAGAGAATATGTTCTTTGAAGTGCCAAAAGAGTTACGAATAAAAGAAGTAAACTAA
- the lspA gene encoding signal peptidase II, with protein MTKNKTGLSFLWISAVAFILDLLTKYIVVQRFDLYESVNILPIFNLTYVRNPGAAFSLFADHDGWQKYFFIVLAIGISLMLAYFMKKNSAEQKLQNSAYALIIGGALANMVDRAYNGFVVDFLDFYWDIHHYPVFNVADIAICIGAGLLALDAFKGDKKSGQK; from the coding sequence ATGACAAAAAATAAAACAGGACTTTCATTCCTTTGGATAAGTGCGGTCGCATTTATCCTCGATTTACTGACCAAATATATTGTGGTTCAGCGCTTTGATTTATATGAAAGCGTAAATATATTGCCTATTTTTAATCTGACCTATGTGCGCAATCCTGGGGCTGCGTTCAGTTTATTTGCAGATCATGATGGTTGGCAGAAGTATTTCTTTATCGTGCTCGCGATTGGGATTTCCTTAATGCTAGCTTACTTTATGAAAAAGAATTCGGCAGAACAAAAATTACAAAACTCAGCTTATGCGCTGATTATTGGTGGCGCGTTAGCCAATATGGTGGACCGAGCGTATAACGGTTTTGTAGTGGATTTCTTAGATTTTTATTGGGATATTCATCATTATCCGGTATTTAATGTGGCAGATATTGCCATTTGTATTGGTGCGGGTTTATTAGCATTAGATGCCTTTAAAGGTGATAAAAAGAGCGGTCAAAAATGA
- the pyrG gene encoding glutamine hydrolyzing CTP synthase, producing MATNYIFVTGGVVSSLGKGIAAASLAAILEARGLNVTIMKLDPYINVDPGTMSPTQHGEVFVTQDGAETDLDLGHYERFIRTKMTKRNNFTTGKIYSEVLRKERRGDYLGATIQVIPHITNEIKDRVIAGAQGHDVVIVEVGGTVGDIESLPFLEALRQLAVQVGREHTIFMHLTLVPYIPTAGEVKTKPTQHSVKELLSIGIQPDVLICRSDRMIPPNERAKIALFCNVPERAVISLKDVNSIYQIPALLKSQGLDEFICQRFHLNCPEADLSEWEQVLYQEANPVGDVTIGMVGKYTELPDAYKSVNEALKHAGLKNRLSVHIKYIDSQDVETKGADVLKGVDGILVPGGFGYRGVEGKILTAKYARENNVPYLGICLGMQIALIEYARNVAGLEKANSSEFDRNCEQPVVGLITEWQDAEGHIETRDDNSDLGGTMRLGAQQCHLIEGSKARALYGKETIEERHRHRYEVNNNLLPQIEKAGLKVTGLSADRKLVEIIEVPNHPWFVACQFHPEFTSTPRDGHPLFEGFVKAARENQLKTEK from the coding sequence ATGGCTACAAATTATATTTTCGTCACAGGCGGTGTGGTTTCATCGTTAGGTAAAGGCATTGCTGCAGCATCATTGGCAGCAATTTTAGAAGCACGTGGCTTAAACGTGACTATTATGAAATTAGACCCTTACATCAACGTGGATCCGGGTACAATGAGCCCAACCCAACACGGCGAAGTGTTCGTGACACAAGACGGGGCGGAAACCGATTTAGACTTAGGTCACTACGAGCGTTTTATTCGTACCAAAATGACAAAACGCAACAACTTCACCACTGGTAAAATTTATTCTGAAGTATTACGCAAAGAGCGTCGTGGTGATTATTTAGGTGCGACAATTCAAGTTATCCCACACATCACCAATGAAATTAAAGATCGCGTGATTGCCGGTGCACAAGGCCATGATGTGGTAATCGTGGAAGTAGGCGGAACTGTGGGTGATATTGAATCACTTCCATTCTTAGAAGCACTGCGTCAACTTGCCGTGCAAGTAGGCCGTGAGCATACTATTTTTATGCACTTAACTTTAGTGCCATATATCCCAACAGCGGGCGAAGTAAAAACCAAACCAACTCAACATTCTGTAAAAGAATTACTTTCGATTGGTATTCAACCGGATGTGCTTATCTGCCGTTCAGATCGCATGATTCCACCAAACGAGCGTGCAAAAATCGCCTTATTCTGTAACGTACCAGAACGTGCGGTCATCTCATTAAAAGATGTGAATTCAATCTACCAAATTCCGGCATTATTGAAATCACAAGGTTTAGATGAATTTATCTGCCAACGTTTCCACTTAAACTGCCCTGAAGCAGATCTTTCTGAATGGGAACAAGTGCTTTATCAAGAAGCCAACCCTGTGGGCGATGTGACCATCGGTATGGTAGGTAAATATACTGAATTACCTGATGCATATAAATCAGTGAACGAAGCCTTAAAACACGCTGGCTTAAAAAACCGTTTAAGCGTGCATATTAAATACATTGATTCTCAAGATGTTGAAACGAAAGGCGCTGATGTATTAAAAGGTGTCGATGGTATTTTAGTACCGGGCGGTTTTGGCTATCGCGGTGTAGAAGGCAAAATCTTAACCGCTAAATATGCACGTGAAAACAATGTGCCTTACCTAGGCATTTGTTTAGGGATGCAAATTGCATTAATCGAATACGCGCGTAATGTTGCAGGTCTTGAGAAAGCGAATTCATCTGAATTTGATCGTAACTGTGAGCAACCAGTTGTTGGTTTGATTACGGAATGGCAAGATGCGGAAGGCCACATTGAAACTCGTGATGACAATTCAGATCTTGGTGGCACAATGCGTTTAGGGGCACAACAATGTCATTTAATTGAAGGCTCAAAAGCGCGTGCATTATATGGCAAAGAAACCATTGAAGAACGTCACCGCCACCGTTATGAAGTGAATAATAATCTGCTTCCACAAATTGAAAAAGCAGGTCTTAAAGTAACTGGCTTATCTGCGGATCGTAAATTAGTGGAAATCATTGAAGTACCAAACCACCCTTGGTTTGTGGCATGTCAATTCCACCCAGAATTTACGTCAACGCCTCGTGATGGCCACCCATTATTCGAAGGCTTTGTCAAAGCAGCAAGAGAAAATCAGCTAAAAACTGAAAAGTAA
- a CDS encoding helix-hairpin-helix domain-containing protein, with amino-acid sequence MKLMKQLFSSLFIAGAMLSTQALAEEKTAEQAQPQTQVQQQTAVQAPSQTVQQTVSDKLNINTASASEIQKALIGIGAKKAEAIVQYREKHGNFTVAEQLLEVQGIGKATLEKNRDRIVF; translated from the coding sequence ATGAAATTGATGAAACAGTTATTTAGTTCATTGTTTATTGCAGGCGCGATGTTGAGCACACAAGCGCTTGCAGAAGAAAAAACAGCTGAGCAGGCTCAACCGCAAACGCAAGTGCAGCAACAAACTGCTGTACAAGCACCATCACAAACTGTACAACAAACGGTGAGTGATAAATTAAATATCAATACCGCTAGTGCATCAGAAATTCAAAAAGCACTGATTGGTATTGGGGCGAAAAAAGCAGAAGCCATTGTACAATATCGTGAAAAACACGGTAATTTCACTGTGGCAGAACAACTACTTGAAGTACAAGGTATTGGCAAAGCCACACTAGAGAAAAACCGAGATCGTATCGTGTTTTAA
- the focA gene encoding formate transporter FocA, whose product MASENLNQSSVALTPVEATDYAESVAAYKAQKRPFLSFLSGISAGACIALAFVFYTTTQTASAGAPWGLTKLVGGLVFSLGVIMVVILGSELFTSSTLTLVARVGGKITTSQMIRNWIVVYLGNFVGGLFIAAVIWFGGQTMAASGQWGLTILATAQHKIHHTWFEAFNLGILCNIMVCVAVWMSYSGKTVTDKAFIMIMPIGLFVASGFEHCVANMFMIPLGIITAHFSTPEFWQQIGVDPMKYADLDLYHFIVKNLIPVTLGNIVGGAVCIGLFQRYLTKAH is encoded by the coding sequence ATGGCATCAGAAAATTTAAATCAATCTTCTGTTGCTCTCACACCAGTTGAAGCAACGGATTATGCTGAAAGCGTTGCTGCGTATAAAGCGCAAAAACGCCCATTTTTATCATTTCTGTCTGGTATTAGTGCTGGGGCTTGTATTGCTTTAGCCTTTGTATTCTATACGACGACACAAACAGCAAGCGCAGGAGCGCCTTGGGGATTAACCAAGTTAGTCGGTGGGTTAGTTTTCTCTTTAGGCGTAATTATGGTGGTAATTTTAGGATCTGAATTATTCACCTCTTCTACTTTAACCTTAGTTGCCCGCGTAGGCGGTAAGATAACCACAAGTCAAATGATCCGAAATTGGATTGTGGTATATTTGGGCAACTTTGTCGGCGGTTTATTTATTGCTGCAGTGATTTGGTTTGGGGGGCAAACCATGGCAGCAAGTGGCCAATGGGGTTTAACCATCTTGGCAACCGCTCAACATAAGATTCACCATACTTGGTTTGAAGCATTTAACCTTGGTATTTTATGTAACATTATGGTGTGTGTAGCGGTATGGATGTCTTATTCAGGTAAAACCGTTACAGACAAAGCATTTATTATGATCATGCCGATTGGTTTATTTGTTGCATCAGGTTTTGAACACTGTGTGGCAAATATGTTTATGATTCCGCTTGGCATTATTACAGCACATTTTAGTACACCAGAATTTTGGCAACAAATTGGGGTGGATCCAATGAAATATGCAGATTTAGATCTCTATCATTTCATTGTGAAGAATTTGATTCCAGTAACGTTAGGAAACATTGTGGGTGGTGCGGTTTGTATCGGCTTATTCCAACGTTATTTAACCAAAGCTCACTAA
- the copM gene encoding CopM family metallochaperone, whose amino-acid sequence MKKFMTFIVLSTAAVSICAQANEQQHQTHMNMPMSTDSAMQQELMQGMNQMHQDMMAAMQYQDPDVAFAAGMLPHHIGAVKMAEVELKYGKDPEMRKLAENIINAQKAEIEQMQKWLKVHNKK is encoded by the coding sequence ATGAAAAAATTTATGACTTTTATCGTACTTAGCACTGCTGCTGTTTCAATTTGTGCCCAAGCGAATGAACAACAGCATCAAACACACATGAATATGCCAATGTCGACAGATTCTGCAATGCAACAAGAATTAATGCAAGGTATGAATCAGATGCATCAAGATATGATGGCGGCTATGCAATATCAAGATCCTGACGTCGCTTTTGCAGCAGGTATGTTGCCACATCATATTGGCGCAGTAAAGATGGCGGAAGTCGAATTAAAATACGGAAAAGATCCCGAGATGCGTAAGCTTGCTGAGAATATTATTAACGCTCAAAAAGCAGAAATTGAACAAATGCAAAAATGGCTTAAAGTGCACAATAAAAAATAA
- the pflB gene encoding formate C-acetyltransferase produces MSELNEAQKVAWAGFVAGDWQENVNVRDFIQKNYTPYEGDDSFLAGPTEATTKLWETVMEGIKVENRTHAPLDFDEHTPSTITSHAPGYINKDLEKIVGLQTDAPLKRAIMPFGGIKMVEGSCKIYGRELDPEVKKIFTEYRKTHNQGVFDVYTPDILRCRKSGVLTGLPDAYGRGRIIGDYRRVALYGVDFLMKDKYAQFTSLQKDLEDGVNLEATIRLREEIAEQHRALGQMKQMAASYGFDISNPATNAKEAIQWMYFAYLAAIKSQNGAAMSFGRTATFIDIYIERDLKAGKLTETEAQELVDHLVMKLRMVRFLRTPEYDQLFSGDPMWATETIAGMGLDGRTLVTKNTFRILHTLYNMGTSPEPNLTILWSEQLPENFKRFCAKVSIDTSSVQYENDDLMRPDFNNDDYAIACCVSPMVVGKQMQFFGARANLAKTLLYAINGGIDEKLGMQVGPKTAPITDEVLDFDTVMTRMDSFMDWLAKQYVTALNIIHYMHDKYSYEAALMALHDRDVYRTMACGIAGLSVAADSLSAIKYAKVKPVRGDIKDKDGNVVASNVAIDFEIEGEYPQYGNNDNRVDDIACDLVERFMKKIQKLKTYRNAVPTQSVLTITSNVVYGKKTGNTPDGRRAGAPFGPGANPMHGRDQKGAVASLTSVAKLPFAYAKDGISYTFSIVPNALGKDAEAQRRNLAGLMDGYFHHEATVEGGQHLNVNVLNREMLLDAMENPDKYPQLTIRVSGYAVRFNSLTKEQQQDVVTRTFTESF; encoded by the coding sequence ATGTCAGAACTTAATGAAGCACAAAAAGTTGCGTGGGCAGGATTCGTTGCCGGTGATTGGCAAGAAAACGTCAACGTGCGTGATTTTATTCAAAAGAACTACACCCCGTATGAAGGTGATGATTCTTTCTTAGCAGGTCCAACCGAAGCGACAACAAAACTTTGGGAAACCGTTATGGAAGGAATTAAAGTTGAAAACCGCACACATGCGCCATTAGACTTTGACGAACATACCCCTTCAACGATTACTTCTCACGCACCAGGTTATATCAATAAAGACTTAGAGAAAATCGTAGGTCTTCAAACCGATGCTCCATTAAAACGTGCCATTATGCCATTCGGTGGTATTAAAATGGTGGAAGGATCATGCAAAATTTACGGTCGTGAATTAGATCCTGAAGTGAAAAAAATCTTCACTGAATATCGTAAAACCCATAACCAAGGTGTGTTCGATGTTTATACGCCAGACATTTTACGTTGTCGTAAATCAGGTGTATTAACTGGTCTTCCAGATGCTTACGGTCGAGGTCGTATCATCGGTGACTACCGTCGTGTTGCACTTTATGGTGTTGACTTCTTAATGAAAGATAAATACGCACAATTCACTTCTTTACAAAAAGACTTAGAAGATGGCGTAAATTTAGAAGCAACTATCCGTTTACGTGAAGAAATTGCAGAACAACACCGTGCATTAGGCCAAATGAAACAAATGGCAGCAAGCTACGGTTTCGATATTTCTAATCCTGCAACTAACGCTAAAGAAGCTATTCAATGGATGTACTTTGCTTACTTAGCAGCAATTAAATCACAAAATGGTGCAGCGATGTCATTCGGCCGTACTGCAACCTTTATCGATATCTATATCGAACGTGATTTAAAAGCAGGTAAACTTACTGAAACTGAAGCACAAGAATTAGTTGACCACTTAGTCATGAAACTTCGTATGGTTCGTTTCTTACGTACACCTGAATACGATCAATTATTCTCTGGTGACCCAATGTGGGCAACTGAAACCATCGCAGGTATGGGGTTAGACGGCCGTACATTAGTAACCAAAAATACCTTCCGTATTTTACACACCCTTTACAACATGGGTACTTCTCCAGAACCAAACTTAACAATTCTTTGGTCTGAACAATTACCTGAAAACTTCAAACGTTTCTGTGCGAAAGTATCGATTGATACATCATCAGTTCAATACGAAAACGATGATTTAATGCGTCCAGACTTCAACAATGATGACTATGCAATCGCATGTTGTGTATCACCAATGGTTGTGGGTAAACAAATGCAATTCTTCGGTGCGCGTGCAAACTTAGCGAAAACATTGTTATACGCAATCAACGGCGGTATCGATGAAAAGTTAGGTATGCAAGTTGGTCCGAAAACTGCACCAATCACTGATGAAGTGTTAGATTTCGACACCGTAATGACTCGTATGGACAGCTTTATGGATTGGTTGGCAAAACAATATGTGACTGCCTTAAACATCATCCACTACATGCACGATAAATATTCATACGAAGCCGCATTAATGGCATTGCATGACCGTGATGTATATCGTACCATGGCTTGTGGTATCGCAGGTCTTTCTGTTGCAGCAGACTCACTTTCAGCAATTAAATATGCGAAAGTTAAGCCTGTTCGTGGCGACATCAAAGATAAAGATGGCAATGTTGTAGCAAGCAACGTAGCAATCGACTTCGAAATCGAAGGTGAATATCCACAATATGGTAACAACGACAACCGTGTTGATGACATCGCTTGTGATTTAGTTGAACGTTTCATGAAGAAAATTCAAAAACTTAAAACTTACCGTAATGCTGTGCCTACACAATCTGTATTAACCATTACTTCTAACGTGGTTTATGGTAAGAAAACAGGTAACACCCCAGATGGTCGTCGTGCCGGCGCGCCATTCGGACCAGGTGCTAACCCAATGCATGGTCGTGACCAAAAAGGTGCGGTCGCATCATTAACTTCTGTGGCTAAACTGCCATTTGCTTACGCGAAAGATGGTATTTCTTATACCTTCTCAATCGTACCAAATGCGCTAGGTAAAGATGCAGAAGCACAACGTCGCAACCTTGCTGGCTTAATGGATGGTTACTTCCACCATGAAGCAACAGTAGAGGGCGGTCAACACTTAAACGTAAACGTGTTAAACCGTGAAATGTTATTAGATGCAATGGAAAATCCAGATAAATATCCGCAATTAACCATTCGTGTATCTGGTTACGCAGTACGTTTCAACTCTTTAACTAAAGAGCAACAACAAGACGTCGTCACTCGTACATTCACAGAATCGTTCTAA
- the glmU gene encoding bifunctional UDP-N-acetylglucosamine diphosphorylase/glucosamine-1-phosphate N-acetyltransferase GlmU has product MTNKALSVVILAAGKGTRMYSDLPKVLHKVAGKPMVKHVIDTANQLGAENVHLIYGHGGELMRERLANESANWVFQAEQLGTGHAMQQAMPFFRDDENVLMVYGDGPMITPETLQKLIDAKPENGIAVLTVVLDNPTGYGRIVRENGKVVGIVEQKDATPEQLKIQEINTGVLVSDGASFKKWLARLDNNNAQGEFYITDVIGLAHQDGCPIVAVQATDFMEVEGVNNRLQLAKMERYYQRKQAEKLLLAGVMLIDPERFDLRGTLEHGKDVEIDVNVIVEGNVRLGDRVKIGAGCVLKNVTIGDDVEIKPYSVLEDAIIGEKAAIGPFSRLRPGAELAAETHVGNFVEIKKSTVGKGSKVNHLTYVGDTEIGENCNIGAGVITCNYDGANKFKTIIGNDVFVGSDTQLVAPVTVADGATIGAGSTITKNVEKDELVITRVPQRHIQGWQRPVKKK; this is encoded by the coding sequence ATGACAAATAAAGCATTAAGCGTGGTGATTTTAGCGGCCGGTAAAGGCACTCGTATGTATTCTGATTTACCAAAAGTCTTGCATAAAGTGGCAGGAAAACCGATGGTCAAACATGTGATCGATACGGCAAATCAATTAGGTGCGGAAAACGTGCATTTGATTTATGGTCATGGTGGCGAATTAATGCGTGAGCGTTTGGCAAATGAAAGCGCGAACTGGGTATTCCAAGCGGAACAATTGGGTACAGGACATGCTATGCAACAAGCGATGCCTTTTTTCCGTGATGATGAAAATGTTTTAATGGTGTATGGCGATGGCCCAATGATTACACCGGAAACATTGCAAAAATTAATCGATGCGAAACCTGAAAATGGTATCGCAGTATTAACAGTTGTATTAGATAACCCAACAGGTTATGGTCGAATCGTACGTGAAAATGGCAAAGTTGTAGGGATTGTTGAACAAAAAGATGCAACGCCTGAGCAACTCAAAATTCAAGAGATTAATACAGGTGTGTTAGTTTCAGATGGTGCAAGTTTCAAAAAATGGTTAGCGCGTTTAGATAATAATAATGCCCAAGGCGAGTTTTATATTACTGATGTAATTGGCTTAGCTCATCAAGATGGTTGTCCGATTGTAGCTGTTCAAGCAACTGATTTTATGGAAGTTGAAGGGGTAAATAATCGCCTACAATTAGCCAAAATGGAACGCTATTATCAACGTAAACAAGCAGAAAAACTTTTACTTGCAGGCGTGATGTTGATTGACCCTGAGCGTTTTGATTTACGCGGCACATTAGAGCACGGTAAAGATGTTGAAATTGATGTGAATGTAATTGTGGAAGGCAATGTGCGCTTGGGTGACCGTGTAAAAATCGGTGCAGGTTGCGTATTGAAAAACGTGACCATCGGTGATGATGTTGAAATCAAGCCTTATTCTGTTTTAGAAGATGCGATAATTGGTGAGAAAGCAGCGATTGGTCCATTCTCTCGTTTACGTCCAGGTGCTGAATTAGCGGCTGAAACCCATGTGGGTAACTTTGTAGAAATTAAAAAATCCACAGTGGGTAAGGGTTCTAAAGTAAACCACCTCACTTATGTCGGTGATACCGAAATTGGTGAAAACTGTAATATTGGTGCAGGTGTCATTACTTGTAACTATGACGGTGCGAATAAATTTAAAACGATCATTGGTAACGATGTATTCGTAGGTTCTGATACACAATTAGTCGCGCCAGTTACTGTGGCCGATGGTGCAACCATCGGTGCGGGTTCAACCATTACTAAAAACGTTGAAAAAGATGAGCTTGTGATTACTCGTGTGCCACAACGCCATATTCAAGGTTGGCAAAGACCGGTGAAGAAAAAGTAA
- the rdgB gene encoding RdgB/HAM1 family non-canonical purine NTP pyrophosphatase, whose translation MKQKIVLATGNKGKVKEMADVLADFGFEVIAQTDLGIESPEETGLTFVENAILKARYASEKSGLPAIADDSGLVVDALNGAPGLYSARYAGVDGDEADAKNREKLLAELADVPTERRQAKFVSTIVLLQHPSDPSPIIAQGECDGQIIYEEKGENGFGYDSLFFSPEKDCTFAELETVEKKKISHRAKALAVLKSKLTA comes from the coding sequence ATGAAACAAAAAATTGTGCTTGCCACGGGTAATAAAGGCAAAGTAAAAGAAATGGCAGATGTGTTAGCTGATTTCGGTTTTGAAGTCATTGCTCAGACCGATTTAGGCATTGAAAGCCCAGAGGAAACAGGCTTAACGTTTGTTGAAAATGCCATTCTGAAAGCACGTTATGCATCTGAAAAATCAGGTTTACCGGCCATTGCAGATGATTCCGGTCTTGTGGTGGATGCGTTAAATGGTGCGCCTGGATTGTATTCTGCTCGTTATGCAGGTGTGGATGGTGATGAAGCTGATGCGAAAAACCGAGAAAAATTATTGGCAGAATTAGCCGATGTACCGACTGAACGTCGCCAAGCAAAATTTGTAAGTACGATTGTGTTATTACAACACCCAAGTGATCCTTCTCCGATCATTGCTCAAGGTGAATGTGACGGGCAGATTATTTATGAAGAAAAAGGTGAAAATGGCTTCGGTTACGACTCGCTCTTTTTTAGCCCTGAAAAAGACTGTACCTTTGCCGAATTAGAAACCGTAGAGAAAAAGAAAATTTCTCATCGTGCGAAGGCATTAGCTGTTTTGAAATCAAAATTAACTGCCTAA
- the pflA gene encoding pyruvate formate lyase 1-activating protein, giving the protein MSILGRIHSFESCGTVDGPGIRFILFMQGCLMRCKYCHNRDTWDLEGGREISVEELMKEVVSYRHFMNATGGGVTASGGEAVLQAEFVRDWFRACKAEGINTCLDTNGFVRHYDHIIDELLDVTDLVLLDLKELNDQVHQNLIGVPNKRTLEFAKYLQKRNQRTWIRYVVVPGYTDNDHDVHLLGQFIEGMTNIEKVELLPYHRLGAHKWKTLGFEYELADVLPPTKESLEHIKTILEGYGHTVKY; this is encoded by the coding sequence ATGTCAATTTTAGGAAGAATTCATTCTTTTGAATCTTGTGGCACCGTGGATGGCCCGGGGATTCGCTTTATTTTATTTATGCAAGGCTGTTTAATGCGTTGCAAATATTGCCACAACCGTGATACTTGGGATCTTGAAGGTGGTCGCGAAATTAGTGTTGAAGAGCTTATGAAAGAAGTGGTGAGTTATCGCCATTTTATGAATGCGACTGGTGGTGGCGTGACGGCATCTGGTGGTGAGGCTGTTCTCCAAGCAGAATTTGTTCGAGATTGGTTCCGAGCTTGTAAAGCAGAAGGCATTAATACCTGTTTAGACACCAATGGCTTTGTACGTCATTATGATCATATTATTGATGAATTGCTTGATGTAACCGATCTTGTGTTGCTTGATTTGAAAGAGCTGAACGATCAAGTGCACCAAAATCTGATTGGCGTGCCAAACAAACGTACGCTGGAATTTGCAAAATATCTGCAAAAACGTAATCAGCGAACCTGGATTCGTTATGTAGTAGTTCCAGGTTATACCGATAACGATCATGATGTTCATCTGCTCGGACAGTTTATTGAAGGTATGACCAATATTGAAAAAGTCGAACTTCTCCCTTATCATCGATTAGGCGCTCATAAATGGAAAACCCTTGGCTTTGAATATGAGCTCGCAGATGTATTGCCTCCGACGAAAGAATCGCTTGAACATATCAAAACGATTCTTGAAGGATATGGACATACGGTAAAATATTAA
- a CDS encoding heavy metal-binding domain-containing protein yields MIITTTPNIEGKQIVEYKQVVFGEVIAGANFIRDFFAAITDVIGGRSSVYERRISRARQDALKELEEKAIALGANAVVGVEINYATVSNKSMFMVIASGTAVVVR; encoded by the coding sequence ATGATTATTACCACTACGCCTAATATTGAAGGGAAACAAATCGTAGAATATAAACAAGTCGTCTTTGGGGAAGTGATTGCTGGGGCAAACTTCATACGTGATTTTTTTGCGGCTATTACTGATGTGATTGGTGGTCGTTCGAGTGTTTATGAGCGTCGTATTAGTCGTGCACGCCAAGATGCCTTGAAAGAGTTGGAAGAAAAAGCGATTGCTTTAGGGGCTAATGCTGTGGTTGGCGTAGAGATTAATTACGCAACAGTAAGCAATAAAAGTATGTTTATGGTGATTGCGAGTGGCACAGCTGTAGTGGTTCGCTAA